CTTATGTACTAATTTAAGATTTTTCTAGTCATTGAGAATTCATTAACTCGTTTATtgacaactagctgatgcccgcgacttcgtacgcgtggatttaggtttttaaaaatcctgtgggaactcttaaattttccgggataaaagtagcctatgtccttccccggattgcaagcaacctctgtaccaaatttcgtcaaaatcggttgaacggttgagccgtgaaaagctagcagacagacagacagacacactttcgcatttataatattagtatggatttgtgaGTTGGCATAACTGTGTCCTATTTCGAAATTAAAGCGACGGTTTCTTCCGCGAGTTTCCCAAGAATAAGGTGAAGCAATTCTTACCTCTTGATCTGGTATAGTTATAGTTTCTAATAAAGACCGCGCCTGCTGAAAATGTTTGCAGCcacctaaatataaaattactgGATTTTCATACCTggaacaaagaaaaaaaaaattatttttcatacatacataatgACACCAAGATATCCAAACTACTCAGTCGCACGAACATACATACTATTTTCCGACCTTATAAACTATCCTTTAAGTACAGTTTGTGCTTAAAGCTTTCAGTttaataagcctcaatagctcaacgggtaaaggtgtggactgaaaaccgaaaggtcgacggttcaaaccccgcccgttgcactattgtcgtacctactcctagcacaagcctgacgtttagttggaggaaaggggaatattacatggctaatattctttaaaaaaaaactattgaaGATCCTCAggcaaaactgatctcagaggCCGCCACAAGATTTGTATGTAGCTCGGCCTGACGTCGCGTTCGTGTCTTAGTCAAACTGCGTTTGTATAACTCAGCCTGAGTTTGTCTAACTAGACTGTTGCTGTTCTGGCATACTTAATTCTGTTCAAAAACAATTTTGTTGCCAAATTAACTAATGTTACTCACTGTAAAGGCTGCGTTAACTCCGTTGGTACAAAATAcgttgttttgtatgggagcttatgacatatgtcttagataatcgctggtattctcacggatgacgaatAGAACTCGGATgccggaagtgcagtgcgtaatcgtcgTGAATCTATTTACAAACGATTTCATAGCAAATTGAACTAACGTTACTCACTGTAAAGGCTGCGTCAACTCTAGGAACTCGTGATAATGCACTTGCGGTGGCGTCAGAACGGACAGCGGCGCGAATCTGTGCTTGTATCGGACGGCCTCGTTGTCGAACTCTGACTGCGGTTGTCGGATCTTGCCTTGTAATTTGAATGCGACTAGGGCCTGAAAAAAAGTTATGCAGGTTCAAACCACTGAACAAtttataaattgtaatatttaaaattattaagtgcCAAAAAACACATAATTATTAAGTGTCAAAAACACGCCACAAATGGAGAAATTTTTCATAATGGATTTGAAATTCTAAAATATGGATGGCGTCATCAGAGTGCATTTCTTGTAGTAAGGAATGCATTgcaaaattctaaatctcaatAACCCCCACATATTGTCTGGCTATCGTATGACTCGGCACACAAGCCCCTCCCTCTCTGGCGTGAGATGCATGCCTTTCTTCTATTTCCGCGAACCGCTCTTCCGCACTTCCCCCGCCGGCCCTTCCGCACGCCCGAGCACTGACACTAACCAGCCATAGATAAACTCATATAGATACCTTATAATATCCCCCGCACATATTCTGCATGACTTGGCACATAAGCCCCTCCCTGGCATAAGGACGCGTGCGTTTTTTCTGCTTCCGCGCACCGCTCTTCCGCACAACACACTTGCGCCTTTCCCCGCCAGCCCTTCAGCACGCCTGAGCGCTGATACGAACCAACCGTATAGAAACTCATATAGATACCTTATAATATCCCCCGCACATATTCTGCATGACTTGGCAAATAAGCCCCTCCCTGGCATAAGGACGCGTGCGTTTTTTCTGCTTCCGCGCACCACTCTTCCGCACAACACACTTGCGCCTTTCCCCGCCAGCCCTTCAGCACGCCTGAGCGCTGATACGAACCAACCGTATAGAAACTCATATAGATACCTTATAATATCCCCCGCACATATTCTGCATGACTTGGCACATAAGCCCCTCCCTGGCATAAGGACGCGTGCGTTTTTTCTGCTTCCGCGCACCACTCTTCCGCACAACACACTTGCGCCTTTCCCCGCCAGCCCTTCAGCACGCCTGAGCGCTGATACGAACCAACCGTATAGAAACTCATATAGATACCTTATAATATCCCCCGCACATATTCTGCATGACTTGGCACATAAGCCCCTCCCTGGCATAAGGACGCGTGCGTTTTTTCTGCTTCCGCGCACCACTCTTCCGCACAACACACTTGCGCCTTTCCCCGCCAGCCCTTCAGCACGCCTGAGCGCTGATACGAACCAACCGTATAGAAACTCATATAGATACCTTATAATATCCCCCGCACATATTCTGCATGACTTGGCACATAAGCCCCTCCCTGGCATAAGGACGCGTGCGTTTCTTCTGCTTCCGCGCACCGCTCTTCCGCGCATCACACTTGCGCACTTCCCCCGCCAACCCTTCCGCACGCCCGAGCGCTGACACCAGCCAGCCGTACAGAAACTCGTATAGATACCTACAAAATACATTGATTATGAGAAATTCCGTCCTGGAAAACTTACAGCGATACTTTTTTTTCAACTGTAATATTTTGAGGGGTAATTCAGAATCAATAAAATGATCAAtctgtgaaataaataaagaaatttgtcaagtgcgagtcgaaccaccacgcaccaagggttccataccataaAAAGATAcgtgtaattattttattgcttaaataATTATCTCCAACTGCAATTCTAAATTTGTGATCGCAAAAAAACTTGTGCGTGTACAATAATTAACGAATTAACGCAATcttgccaaacatgattctaggtcaataggAAGTAacatataggttttgatttatttatggaTCAAAATATGCAGCATAACTGGCCGTATTTCTTGTTTGCGTTAGTTAAgaagtttattttttttcatttccatGGATTTTCTAAATgatattcaaaataaataatgactCCAAAACAAGTCGAATATATGTAGAAAGGCTTACCAAAATATATAATGATATTCATGTACGCTGTACAACTCAAGCTCCAATCCAGATAAAAGGTACGCTATCATGACGCGTAGCACGTGGTACAGTACCCAGGTGCTGAAGTAAGGCCTGAGCACCGTGCCCGCCGCGCCACTCACTAATGCATCTACATTTTCCGCCTGTAAACAAGTTAAATCCTAGTATTATTCAACCATCAACAAACAATCCGAATGAGAGAATCGGAACGCCGAATCCAACTCAGGTGATCTTCACCAAACTATCTGAAATCCTAAAGAACAAGATTCCCATTAATCTCGAAACGCCGTATATTCGAGCAATGGGCCCTTCTAGTTATGACCTACGGTTCTAAAACATGGACACTTACAAAACAAATAACATCTAAACTGCAAATGTGCAAATTGCAGTTTAGATGTTATTGCAGTTATTGTGCAATAGGCAAAAATGGATCGCTATTTGCAAGATTTTGCATtcattataaataggtaattaatttttccttttaatttcATTGGCTACGGAAAGCTCACCTCTTCCTGAAGTGTGGCGAAATCGTCCAACAGTAAAGCAAGCTTGTCGCGCTGCCTCGCACGGTTGTGCCCGCACACTTGCACTAACACTGCGAACGGACGAACGCATCGTATTAGGAAGTTCTCCGCGAATTCGCGGGCCTGGAACAATAGACGAAATTTTACTAGCGATAACTAAGCAAGCGTTATATTTGACTGAGCACAGAAAATCCAGGAAATGCCAAACTCAGTAATACATTTTCTTGAATGATTTTTGGTATATCTATAACCGCAATCACAAATTGAGATTCAGTTTAACTTATTATCAAATTCCACAAAAAGTCCAGAAAAATATATCACTTTTTCAAATCCTGTTTTTACCGGTTATGGAACCAGAGAAATCCCATATGTTACTAGAAACTGTTTAAGTAATGAAATGTATAGTGACGTGATTGCAAACCCAAAAGTAATCAGACCGAAAACATTGGTAAAAGTTTTGGCCTCCCAATAACTATCGCTTGTGATAAAGGACCTCATTCACTGCAGTTCTCATATTGGAATGGTAAACAGAATTCTTCATAGAGATTTTGAGAATAAATACAAATACGTTTTGGGGATTCCACTGCCCCGAGGGCGCGTTTCAGTCAAGGCTGAAGTAAtggtttcaattcaattcaaatttctatattgcgaatatgggtaaacagtggagatgttacaaaaacaaaaaggtacagccaaactACTTCAGGGATCATACACAAAGGATACGCAACATAATATGAACGTAAACCAGGTTCTCTATCGAGACAAAAATATAAACAGCCTGTAAAGgtttaagaaataataattGTGGCCTGCCATACTAGAGgtgattcatttattcattaacctgttaatttaacacatattaaagtttgttgattacATTCGATACTAAaagttaacaattttaaataaaaaaatattaataaatcaaaaaatacataatattatacctaattatgtcccatacctacgttctaagtagctgcagtaggtaggtaggtagcgcgaagattccaggaaattaaaaTTCGAAGCGGGCGCGCGGTGCAGTGGGGTGGGGAATGAACAGCACAGTTGCAAAACGCGCGCGCGCCGAGACATACCGAAGGCGACCGAAACCGATTACGTCACGCGATATCCGCGAGTCCGCAACaagtagtcggttaaaaataccgatgtattgaatatggttaaaaatagcaagtcaactAATGTTTAATACCACCTCATCGATATGATAATAAATTTAGCATATCAGTTAGCAAATGATTTGTTGTTCCCATCGAATACATACAAAGTGTTatcaaataagttaaataattttgttgttaattttgttgatgttttgatttgatacacaaataatacataagttaaataactttgttgttatttgttgatgttttgattattaacgatagtgcgcgttGGTAGACTTTttactagtttattttatttcggtaatttgatgatgatgactttattaaaaaaaaggatttttggcaTTCCTTCTCTCGTTATGAAAtaaagttggtaggtaggtattgagtATTAGTTAGCATTCGTTTTTcgtgtttaagtaggtacctacttctttagcAGGTATAACATGATATATGGcaggttttaacttttatataatttatcgaGGTTcgaattaaaattcaaaattcaagtgagaatttatgtacctagtaagttaggtaggtacctacctagataacttaaattgattttatatacttatttaagtaggtaatccatacttgttcatatttagtattataaatgcgaaagtgtgtctgtctgtctgtctgctagtctttcacagctcatccgttcaaccgattttgacgaaatttctgACAGAGATAAACAACACAGAACGACAAGATTCTTGTCGTTcataagatagcttgcattccagggaaagacaggctactttttgtcccggaaaatcataagagttcccacgggatttttataaacctaaatccacgcggatgaagtcgcgggcatcatctagtctatactaatattatattattatacatataatattataaatgcgaaagtgtgtctgtctgtctgctatcttttcatgaCCCAAcggtttacatcccggggtggTGAATAGAGTAAATGATGGTGGTGTCGATAATAACAGAATATGGAAACAAATTGATTCAGTAATAATATCATCAATTGCTCCAAAGACGGCGGAAACCAAAGCTCAAGAGGAGCTAGACATGTTTTTGAAGGAGACTGTAGTAAATAGAAAAGTTTGCCCTTTGACGTGGTGGAAAACCCACCAATTAATATATCCAGTgctatacaaaattttcaaaaccaaGTGTAACATAATGGTTAGTTCGGTGCCGTGTGAGAGGGCATTTTCGAAGGCGGGCTATATCATTAATGATAGAAGGACTCGCCTCAGTACATCAAAGGTGGCCCAAATCATGTttctaaatgtaaataaaatctattaagtaaatgctaaaaaaaaaccaaaaaaaagtagaaaaaaattctaaatgtcaataaaatctattaaattaaaaaaacctaaaacaaataaaaaacaagttaaaaaaaataaaacgtaaGTAATGTAAGATAAAATCAATGAACTTCTAAATACGCCTAGGCAGTAGGCACTGATGGGTAGCTAGACAGTCCTAAGCCTGTTTAAGTATGAAgggaatttcattttttttcaaccGTTATATTTATaacgtatttatttatcgatattttttttaacaattgtttttagcatattatgaacatttaacagtatttgacaccactaTGCCATACCCCATACCATATTCACTCACCGGAGGATTGGTTCCGACGGCAGTCTTTGTTGACATGTTGGGAGGATTGACAAAGTTCTTGACAGATTCTCTGAGGATGTCCACAAACACATTTTGAGGCTTCTGCTGGCCCGCAGGCGTGTTGGCGGCGGCCTGGGCCATTGAGGCGGTGGAGGCGGGGGACGGGCTTAGATAGAGCAGTTGTAAGGCCGAACGGGACAGTATGCACGCGCGTTGACGGCTGAATTCACTGAAGAAGTCCTGCAAAATTAATGGAACTATTTATAACTTTGTTCATCAGGCAGTCAGATCAATTTAATCATATCCGTAATAATCGAGGATATCATTAACAAAATTCTCTTAACTTAGAACTTTAAAAAGCAAACTGATTTAAATGGTTATGGAAGTTGGTAGCCGACGTAATCTTCCACGCATGGCGCAATCTGGTGACCAGCTCGTCGCAATACTGCAGCGCCTCCATGCGCGGCTTGATGCGCGTGTACCGCGGGAACGTTGGCGGCAATAGGCGATGGTTGATAGCAGCTAATATACATACCAGCGCAGTATGGAAGTTGGTAGCCGACGTAATCTTCCACGCGTGGCGCAATCTGGTGACCAGCTCGTCGCAATACTGCAGCGCCTCCATGCGCGGCTTGATGCGCGTGTACCGCGGGAACGTTGGCGGTAATAGGCGTTGGTTGATCATCGGTTCAAAGCCCATTGGGTTCGGTGAGTCAGCTGTAAGAGACAGGCTTTCAATTATAAGCTTTATTGGTTTCTAGACTGAAATATAACTGTTACTggtaatcaattttttttagaattagaatgaagccacacgatgcgttgtgtTGGTAGTGCAgcgcctgagcggtgccgctgcatCATCCTACTTTGAAATGGCTGTATCATGTCACACAATGCGTTATgacgtcgtgcggcgccgcaccgcacacgcaacggacttgggaccagagCAACGCCATACTTTCTGCCGAAGCGGCAACGCAATGCACGTGTAGGATCCAATAAAATCCACATtattgcggcgccgcaacgcaccggaaacgcatcgtgtgatcTCCGTCTTAGATAGAAATTCCACAGAAAAAAACAAtgttctataaaaaataaaaacttacaatTTTCCAGAGGTTGTGTCCCTTTTCCCATAGTCCTTATAATAACCTTCATCATTTCAGAGCATCCATTCAACAGTGCGACACAGTCTGCTCCAGACTGTGAGTCCCTCCTAGTTATTAATAGGAGGGCTTGGTAGAACATTCTGGTGAAACGGATCCTAGCTGCTAAAGCCATCCACATGTCATTAGCCTACAAaggattttatatataaaagaatttAAGAATTTGGGCATGTAAATGGAACTTctacaataaatatattatgtttattttaaacctgACAGATTCCCCATGAAAGTAAAACTTTACAGACTaaggtaggaaaggcattccgaaccagtggtagatacatccgactattcgaaagtacttgtaaaagtttatttgaataaaaaagattctgtctgtctgtctgtctgtctgtctgctagctattgacggctcaaccgttcaaccgattttgacgaaatttggtacagaggtagcttgcaacccggggaaggacataggttacttttttcctggaaaatttaggagctcccacaggattttcaaaaacctagatccacgcctACGaattcgcgggtatcagctagtataaaataaccttcacccaaaaaataaaaatgcattaatCTAAGTACCTCATCCTCTTGACTCCTCGCCTTCTTATTCAGTTCTTCCTCCTGTTCTCGAAGCATGGCAATACATTTCTGTTCACTCACTTCTAGATTGGCAT
This genomic stretch from Maniola hyperantus chromosome 2, iAphHyp1.2, whole genome shotgun sequence harbors:
- the Naa35 gene encoding N-alpha-acetyltransferase 35, NatC auxiliary subunit isoform X4 — translated: MDSLPTSPEVTYNWVDITTDFFKHIQDLQLGELLHDGHLFGLFEAMSAIEMMDPKMDAGMLCNRGNPKPLNFQQAVACGKLKIDDLEPSEIIGVIDATVACIVSWLEGHSLAQTVFTNLYLHQPHSITNKTLKAYCIAVYKLLDCIRDCINKAQVFEEEDFLPMGYGYRLGSNPQVGNTYNANLEVSEQKCIAMLREQEEELNKKARSQEDEANDMWMALAARIRFTRMFYQALLLITRRDSQSGADCVALLNGCSEMMKVIIRTMGKGTQPLENSDSPNPMGFEPMINQRLLPPTFPRYTRIKPRMEALQYCDELVTRLRHAWKITSATNFHTALDFFSEFSRQRACILSRSALQLLYLSPSPASTASMAQAAANTPAGQQKPQNVFVDILRESVKNFVNPPNMSTKTAVGTNPPAREFAENFLIRCVRPFAVLVQVCGHNRARQRDKLALLLDDFATLQEEAENVDALVSGAAGTVLRPYFSTWVLYHVLRVMIAYLLSGLELELYSVHEYHYIFWYLYEFLYGWLVSALGRAEGLAGEVRKCDARKSGARKQKKRTRPYAREGLMCQVMQNMCGGYYKALVAFKLQGKIRQPQSEFDNEAVRYKHRFAPLSVLTPPQVHYHEFLELTQPLQYENPVILYLGGCKHFQQARSLLETITIPDQEVTDLLKVAKTNFVVLKLLAGGHKKDSTVPPEFDFSVHRHFPIIKLV
- the Naa35 gene encoding N-alpha-acetyltransferase 35, NatC auxiliary subunit isoform X2 is translated as MGDYYDGEGTMDSLPTSPEVTYNWVDITTDFFKHIQDLQLGELLHDGHLFGLFEAMSAIEMMDPKMDAGMLCNRGNPKPLNFQQAVACGKLKIDDLEPSEIIGVIDATVACIVSWLEGHSLAQTVFTNLYLHQPHSITNKTLKAYCIAVYKLLDCIRDCINKAQVFEEEDFLPMGYGYRLGSNPQVGNTYNANLEVSEQKCIAMLREQEEELNKKARSQEDEANDMWMALAARIRFTRMFYQALLLITRRDSQSGADCVALLNGCSEMMKVIIRTMGKGTQPLENSDSPNPMGFEPMINQRLLPPTFPRYTRIKPRMEALQYCDELVTRLRHAWKITSATNFHTALDFFSEFSRQRACILSRSALQLLYLSPSPASTASMAQAAANTPAGQQKPQNVFVDILRESVKNFVNPPNMSTKTAVGTNPPAREFAENFLIRCVRPFAVLVQVCGHNRARQRDKLALLLDDFATLQEEAENVDALVSGAAGTVLRPYFSTWVLYHVLRVMIAYLLSGLELELYSVHEYHYIFWYLYEFLYGWLVSALGRAEGLAGEVRKCDARKSGARKQKKRTRPYAREGLMCQVMQNMCGGYYKALVAFKLQGKIRQPQSEFDNEAVRYKHRFAPLSVLTPPQVHYHEFLELTQPLQYENPVILYLGGCKHFQQARSLLETITIPDQEVTDLLKVAKTNFVVLKLLAGGHKKDSTVPPEFDFSVHRHFPIIKLV
- the Naa35 gene encoding N-alpha-acetyltransferase 35, NatC auxiliary subunit isoform X1, producing the protein MGDYYDGEGLVKTMDSLPTSPEVTYNWVDITTDFFKHIQDLQLGELLHDGHLFGLFEAMSAIEMMDPKMDAGMLCNRGNPKPLNFQQAVACGKLKIDDLEPSEIIGVIDATVACIVSWLEGHSLAQTVFTNLYLHQPHSITNKTLKAYCIAVYKLLDCIRDCINKAQVFEEEDFLPMGYGYRLGSNPQVGNTYNANLEVSEQKCIAMLREQEEELNKKARSQEDEANDMWMALAARIRFTRMFYQALLLITRRDSQSGADCVALLNGCSEMMKVIIRTMGKGTQPLENSDSPNPMGFEPMINQRLLPPTFPRYTRIKPRMEALQYCDELVTRLRHAWKITSATNFHTALDFFSEFSRQRACILSRSALQLLYLSPSPASTASMAQAAANTPAGQQKPQNVFVDILRESVKNFVNPPNMSTKTAVGTNPPAREFAENFLIRCVRPFAVLVQVCGHNRARQRDKLALLLDDFATLQEEAENVDALVSGAAGTVLRPYFSTWVLYHVLRVMIAYLLSGLELELYSVHEYHYIFWYLYEFLYGWLVSALGRAEGLAGEVRKCDARKSGARKQKKRTRPYAREGLMCQVMQNMCGGYYKALVAFKLQGKIRQPQSEFDNEAVRYKHRFAPLSVLTPPQVHYHEFLELTQPLQYENPVILYLGGCKHFQQARSLLETITIPDQEVTDLLKVAKTNFVVLKLLAGGHKKDSTVPPEFDFSVHRHFPIIKLV
- the Naa35 gene encoding N-alpha-acetyltransferase 35, NatC auxiliary subunit isoform X3 — its product is MPRTMDSLPTSPEVTYNWVDITTDFFKHIQDLQLGELLHDGHLFGLFEAMSAIEMMDPKMDAGMLCNRGNPKPLNFQQAVACGKLKIDDLEPSEIIGVIDATVACIVSWLEGHSLAQTVFTNLYLHQPHSITNKTLKAYCIAVYKLLDCIRDCINKAQVFEEEDFLPMGYGYRLGSNPQVGNTYNANLEVSEQKCIAMLREQEEELNKKARSQEDEANDMWMALAARIRFTRMFYQALLLITRRDSQSGADCVALLNGCSEMMKVIIRTMGKGTQPLENSDSPNPMGFEPMINQRLLPPTFPRYTRIKPRMEALQYCDELVTRLRHAWKITSATNFHTALDFFSEFSRQRACILSRSALQLLYLSPSPASTASMAQAAANTPAGQQKPQNVFVDILRESVKNFVNPPNMSTKTAVGTNPPAREFAENFLIRCVRPFAVLVQVCGHNRARQRDKLALLLDDFATLQEEAENVDALVSGAAGTVLRPYFSTWVLYHVLRVMIAYLLSGLELELYSVHEYHYIFWYLYEFLYGWLVSALGRAEGLAGEVRKCDARKSGARKQKKRTRPYAREGLMCQVMQNMCGGYYKALVAFKLQGKIRQPQSEFDNEAVRYKHRFAPLSVLTPPQVHYHEFLELTQPLQYENPVILYLGGCKHFQQARSLLETITIPDQEVTDLLKVAKTNFVVLKLLAGGHKKDSTVPPEFDFSVHRHFPIIKLV